In Zunongwangia profunda SM-A87, the following proteins share a genomic window:
- the lnt gene encoding apolipoprotein N-acyltransferase, whose amino-acid sequence MKNILLAILSGLLLAFGWPVNGFPLLLFLGFVPLLIAEFKFRNSKTKFVKWKVFGISYLAFFIWNLLTTYWIYFSTPFGGAFAILANSLLMSVVFLIYHMVAKRTGFKASASFFISFWMVFEKIHLGWEFSWPWLNLGNAFSAYINWIQWYQFTGTFGGTLWILFVNFILFKAYLSYNEFKEKTIIYRAGFKSVVMIGFPILVSYLILWNYEMPKDSISALILQPNINPYTEKYNTNDTKIGELLLKMSREAITDSTAIILAPETVFADGTILPGFDNSEAAFFGRQIASLQPHLSFLGGVSLYERFSDSSRVGPQSNLLRENDWFNDYNSAFLINDFSGNQLYHKSKLVVGVENFPYQDILKPVLGDVMIDLGGTVAMKTTQPDREVFTLKDSVSTAPIICYESIYGEYVTGYVKNGAQFLSIITNDAWWGNTAGHRQHASYAKLRAIETRRSVARSANTGISEIIDPTGKVTHKLGYEKQGTLSGKIILNDEITFYSVHGDYIARISKFLALFIFLFAIVGFKRSKYF is encoded by the coding sequence ATGAAAAACATCCTTTTAGCCATTTTAAGCGGACTTTTACTGGCTTTTGGTTGGCCTGTAAATGGATTTCCACTTTTATTATTTTTAGGCTTCGTGCCTCTACTGATTGCTGAATTTAAATTTAGAAACTCCAAAACAAAATTTGTTAAATGGAAAGTGTTTGGAATTTCTTATTTGGCTTTTTTCATCTGGAATTTACTAACCACTTATTGGATTTATTTTTCAACACCTTTTGGGGGTGCCTTCGCTATTTTGGCCAATTCATTGTTGATGTCTGTGGTATTTCTTATCTATCACATGGTAGCTAAAAGAACTGGTTTTAAAGCCTCTGCCAGTTTTTTTATTAGTTTTTGGATGGTCTTTGAAAAAATTCATCTTGGATGGGAATTTTCCTGGCCCTGGTTAAACTTGGGAAATGCATTTTCAGCCTATATTAATTGGATTCAGTGGTACCAGTTTACCGGAACTTTTGGCGGCACTTTATGGATACTGTTTGTTAACTTTATACTTTTCAAGGCCTATTTATCTTATAATGAATTTAAAGAAAAAACCATAATCTATCGTGCAGGCTTCAAATCGGTCGTAATGATCGGGTTTCCAATCTTAGTATCATACCTAATTTTGTGGAACTATGAAATGCCCAAAGACAGCATAAGTGCATTAATTTTACAGCCAAATATTAATCCCTACACCGAAAAATATAACACAAACGACACTAAGATCGGAGAATTATTATTGAAGATGAGTCGAGAAGCTATAACCGACTCAACGGCTATCATATTAGCCCCAGAAACTGTTTTTGCTGACGGCACAATATTGCCAGGATTCGATAATTCCGAAGCTGCTTTTTTTGGAAGACAGATTGCTTCCCTTCAACCTCATCTAAGCTTTTTAGGAGGTGTTTCTTTATACGAGCGCTTTTCAGATTCCTCCAGGGTTGGTCCCCAATCCAATTTATTGCGAGAAAACGACTGGTTTAATGACTATAATTCAGCATTTCTAATCAATGATTTTTCCGGAAACCAACTTTATCATAAATCAAAATTAGTGGTAGGCGTAGAAAATTTTCCTTACCAGGATATCCTGAAACCTGTTTTAGGTGATGTGATGATCGATCTTGGCGGAACCGTGGCTATGAAAACAACACAGCCAGACCGTGAAGTTTTTACATTAAAAGATAGTGTGAGTACCGCTCCTATCATTTGCTATGAATCTATTTACGGCGAATATGTTACGGGTTACGTAAAAAACGGAGCTCAATTTTTAAGCATAATTACTAATGATGCCTGGTGGGGAAATACTGCGGGACACCGGCAACATGCCAGTTATGCTAAACTAAGGGCTATAGAAACCCGAAGATCTGTTGCCAGAAGCGCCAACACCGGAATATCAGAAATCATTGATCCTACAGGAAAAGTAACTCACAAATTGGGTTATGAAAAACAAGGGACTCTTTCTGGGAAAATCATACTAAATGATGAAATCACCTTTTATTCAGTACACGGAGACTATATTGCCAGAATTTCAAAATTTTTGGCGCTATTTATTTTTTTGTTTGCAATCGTTGGCTTTAAACGCAGTAAGTACTTTTAA
- a CDS encoding CDP-alcohol phosphatidyltransferase family protein, with protein MKKYIPNLITLCNLFSGSLAVIFAVQGNLVAAAFFVALGIFFDFFDGLAARALDVKSDVGLQLDSLADVVTSGVVPGIVMFQLFTMALPGDDGVKQWTADTNWLEFTFNPLALFGLLIILGSAYRLAKFNVDDRQTDSFIGLPTPANALLILSLPLILTYQPNSFATGIILNEWFLFALTIISVIILNAELPLFALKFKNWGFKGNEIRYIFLILCVVLIVLFQFLAIPMIILSYVLLSLIKS; from the coding sequence ATGAAAAAATATATACCTAATCTAATAACGCTTTGTAATTTATTTAGTGGTAGTCTTGCCGTAATTTTTGCCGTTCAGGGAAATTTGGTGGCGGCGGCTTTCTTTGTAGCACTAGGAATTTTTTTCGACTTTTTTGATGGATTAGCAGCCAGAGCTTTAGATGTAAAGAGTGATGTGGGTTTACAATTAGATTCCCTTGCCGATGTAGTGACCAGTGGTGTAGTGCCGGGAATTGTGATGTTTCAGTTATTCACTATGGCATTGCCAGGTGATGATGGTGTAAAGCAATGGACGGCTGATACCAATTGGCTGGAATTTACGTTCAATCCCTTAGCTCTTTTTGGTTTACTAATCATTTTAGGTTCAGCTTATAGATTGGCGAAATTTAATGTAGATGATCGCCAAACCGACTCATTTATTGGCCTACCAACACCGGCAAATGCCTTATTGATCCTTTCATTACCTTTAATCTTGACTTATCAACCCAATAGTTTTGCTACCGGAATCATTCTAAATGAATGGTTTCTTTTTGCGCTAACAATTATTAGTGTGATTATTTTGAATGCTGAACTACCTTTGTTTGCCTTAAAATTTAAAAACTGGGGTTTTAAAGGAAATGAGATTAGATATATTTTCCTAATTCTTTGTGTGGTTTTAATTGTGTTATTTCAGTTTTTAGCAATACCGATGATTATATTGAGTTATGTGTTGTTATCCTTAATTAAATCTTGA